One segment of Daphnia magna isolate NIES linkage group LG2, ASM2063170v1.1, whole genome shotgun sequence DNA contains the following:
- the LOC116915939 gene encoding uncharacterized protein LOC116915939 translates to MRLTFACLLVLGAVAVAYADPEPQVNPQPSFDQSAPVEADGRTFYTVTLTFSTSTTFTTTTRTSTCTTSTGGLSVCTASGRRRRGLHLSGNKEGRGLFYNDNEETSEDGTIFLPSDKSPESEVVAAKAEPVRVERAPVAIPYVIQPGFSAPSGAQPRVLLAFSTVTTTSTSTTTTVTSLTAICQSTTGFQVCGSNGK, encoded by the exons ATGCGTCTCACATTTGCCTGCCTTTTGGTCTTGGGAGCTGTTGCCGTCGCCTACGCTGATCCTGAACCCCAAGTCAATCCGCAACCGTCGTTCGATCAGTCAGCACCAGTGGAGGCTGACGGACGCACATTCTACACCGTAACTTTGACCTTCTCGACCTCAACGACTTTCACGACAACGACCAGGACATCGACATGCACCACGTCCACTGGAGGCCTTTCCGTCTGCACAGCATCTGGCCGACGTCGTCGTGGCCTCCATCTCAGCGGAAACAAGGAAGGCCGTGGACTGTTCTACAACGACAATGAAGAAACCAGCGAAGATGGCACCATCTTCTTGCCTTCTGACAAGTC GCCCGAGTCCGAGGTCGTCGCCGCTAAAGCCGAGCCTGTCCGCGTTGAACGCGCTCCCGTTGCAATTCCTTACGTCATCCAGCCGGGATTCAGCGCTCCTTCCGGAGCTCAACCTCGCGTCCTTTTGGCTTTCAGCACTGTCACAACTACGTCCACCTCGACCACCACTACGGTCACTTCTCTCACTGCCATTTGCCAGAGCACCACGGGTTTCCAAGTCTGCGGCTCAAACGGGAAATAA
- the LOC116915941 gene encoding uncharacterized protein LOC116915941: MRFEFLFSLIFSIVVISFVNGNQGTTEANSSRLFVYNGSFSFTTFTVLKASTTVTSTLTSTTTCTTSTAALTTCTIGRRRRGLFYDDAAAQGRNRRGLFYNDEEVENKKGSSLLPAVTGSKNPVDEVQSKSSDNLSAIPLIVESGYELPKDSPVNRFLVSFGTSTLTSYTVTMSTISLTAFCSSTTGFSLCGTP; the protein is encoded by the exons ATGCggtttgaatttcttttttcactgATCTTCAGCATCGTCGTCATCTCGTTCGTCAACGGCAATCAGGGCACCACGGAAGCCAATAGTTCCCGACTCTTCGTCTACAATGGCAGTTTCTCGTTCACGACATTTACGGTTCTCAAGGCGAGTACCACCGTCACTTCCACATTGACCAGTACCACCACTTGCACCACTTCAACAGCCGCCCTGACTACCTGCACCATCGGTCGTCGTCGACGTGGTCTCTTTTACGACGACGCCGCAGCACAGGGCCGCAATCGACGTGGTCTCTTCTACAACGATGAAGAAGTCGAGAACAAGAAGGGCAGCTCCCTTCTTCCTGCTGTCACAGG ATCAAAGAATCCCGTTGATGAGGTTCAGTCTAAATCAAGTGACAACCTCTCGGCGATCCCGTTGATTGTTGAGTCTGGTTACGAATTGCCAAAAGATAGCCCAGTGAATCGATTTTTGGTATCGTTCGGGACGTCTACACTCACATCTTACACCGTCACTATGTCAACCATAAGCTTGACGGCATTTTGCAGCAGCACCACCGGTTTTTCGCTTTGCGGTACTCCATGA
- the LOC116915888 gene encoding uncharacterized protein LOC116915888 — translation MQFLFASVLVLAVSACVYAEAQPDSDNSNQEKNFNAGGPESSYAAVQPRAEGRFVFKTVTLSLQTSTITATTTSVTTCTTSTGGLSVCTASGRRRRGLHLSGNKEGRGLFYNENEEESEDGNVFLPLPKVDVQPVQQEVESAREVRESITPIPYVVQPGFDAPVGQSRLLFTFTTTTITSTTTITSIASLTAICISTTGFQVCNSAGKK, via the exons ATGCAATTCCTCTTTGCAAGTGTGTTGGTATTGGCTGTATCGGCTTGCGTTTATGCCGAAGCTCAACCGGATTCCGATAACAGCAACcaagaaaagaatttcaatGCGGGCGGACCAGAATCCTCGTATGCTGCTGTCCAACCGAGAGCTGAAGGCCGTTTCGTCTTCAAGACTGTGACGCTGAGTCTCCAgacgtcaaccatcactgCCACCACAACTTCGGTAACAACGTGCACGACATCCACCGGTGGTCTTTCCGTTTGCACAGCTTCCGGACGACGTCGTCGTGGTCTCCATCTCAGCGGAAACAAGGAAGGACGCGGACTGTTCTACaacgaaaatgaagaagaaagcgAAGATGGCAACGTTTTCCTGCCATTACCCAA AGTGGATGTTCAACCCGTTCAACAGGAAGTTGAATCTGCGCGTGAAGTTCGTGAGTCGATTACACCGATTCCATACGTCGTACAGCCCGGATTTGACGCTCCTGTCGGGCAAAGTCGGTTGTTATTCACTTTTACCACGACGACCATTACCAGCACGACCACAATAACATCCATCGCCAGTCTCACAGCCATTTGCATAAGCACCACCGGATTCCAGGTATGCAATTCCGCTGGTAAAAAGTAA